A portion of the Micromonospora vinacea genome contains these proteins:
- a CDS encoding TetR/AcrR family transcriptional regulator: MARPRQFDEEQVIRAVRDQFWDAGYAATSLEDLVRVSGLGKGSLYGAFGDKHRLFLRALREYTDTSGGYLREMLASAPRALDALRAFVMAPVNDPGGAAARRGCLMANSTYELATSDPDVLAEARRTYEATTALVAESVGRAQDEGDLPRDADPVETARALLAAQQGLVFMGRTGLDIDTLTATARTLAATLLPDA; this comes from the coding sequence ATGGCCAGGCCACGACAGTTCGACGAGGAGCAGGTGATCCGCGCCGTCCGGGACCAGTTCTGGGACGCCGGCTACGCGGCGACCTCGCTGGAAGACCTGGTGCGCGTCAGCGGGCTGGGCAAGGGCAGCCTCTACGGCGCCTTCGGTGACAAACACCGGTTGTTCCTGCGGGCGCTGCGGGAATACACCGACACCAGCGGCGGCTACCTGCGCGAGATGCTCGCGTCCGCTCCCCGCGCCCTGGACGCGCTGCGCGCGTTCGTCATGGCGCCGGTGAACGACCCGGGCGGAGCCGCCGCTCGGCGCGGTTGCCTCATGGCCAACAGCACGTACGAACTCGCCACCAGCGACCCCGACGTTCTCGCCGAGGCGCGGCGCACCTACGAGGCGACGACCGCCCTGGTCGCCGAGAGCGTCGGGCGGGCCCAGGACGAGGGTGACCTACCGCGCGACGCCGACCCGGTGGAGACGGCGCGCGCGCTGCTCGCCGCGCAGCAGGGGCTGGTGTTCATGGGGCGGACCGGGCTGGACATCGACACCCTGACCGCGACCGCCCGCACCCTCGCCGCCACGCTCCTACCGGACGCCTGA
- a CDS encoding SDR family NAD(P)-dependent oxidoreductase has translation MTQPLAGKVALVTGGSRGLGAATARALADAGADVAITYVGSVDKAAAVVEELEGRGVRALALQNDQADSSRAPQLINDVVTRLGGLDILVNNAAISLEQGRTVDDPDVDVAILDRMHATNYTGVIAIIRAAAKVLRDNGRIVNIGSGIGTRVGVPGLADYAATKAGLVGYTRGVARDLAPRGITVNMLQAGLMLTGMEPPSPDMLKGMVSSLAIQRVSDPAETAAAIVFLASPAASYITGAVLDSNGGYTA, from the coding sequence ATGACACAGCCTCTTGCCGGCAAGGTCGCCCTCGTCACCGGCGGTTCCCGCGGTCTCGGCGCGGCCACGGCCCGCGCTCTGGCCGACGCCGGCGCGGACGTCGCCATCACCTACGTCGGCTCTGTCGACAAGGCCGCCGCCGTCGTGGAGGAGCTGGAGGGCCGGGGGGTACGCGCCCTCGCCCTGCAGAACGACCAGGCGGACAGCTCCCGCGCACCGCAGCTGATCAACGACGTCGTCACCCGGCTCGGTGGCCTGGACATCCTGGTCAACAACGCCGCGATCTCCCTGGAGCAGGGCAGGACGGTCGACGACCCGGACGTCGACGTGGCCATCCTGGACCGGATGCACGCCACCAACTACACCGGCGTCATCGCGATCATCCGCGCGGCGGCGAAGGTGCTGCGCGACAACGGGCGGATCGTCAACATCGGCTCCGGAATCGGCACCCGCGTCGGGGTACCCGGCCTCGCCGACTACGCCGCGACCAAGGCCGGGTTGGTCGGCTACACCCGCGGTGTCGCCCGCGACCTGGCGCCGCGCGGCATCACCGTCAACATGCTGCAGGCCGGGCTGATGTTGACCGGGATGGAGCCACCGTCCCCGGACATGCTCAAGGGCATGGTGTCCAGCCTCGCGATCCAACGGGTCAGCGACCCCGCCGAGACCGCCGCGGCCATCGTGTTCCTGGCCAGCCCCGCGGCCTCGTACATCACCGGCGCCGTGCTTGACTCCAACGGCGGATACACCGCCTGA
- a CDS encoding FAD-dependent oxidoreductase, which translates to MSAAPPHVLIIGAGTGGLCLAHGLRRAGISVAVYERHRDRTEGLLGYRVGIGPTGSRALRECLPPELFATFLATCARPPHYFNVVTQRLRQTATFGLRPSADPVRTEHSVARMVLRQVLLTGLEDVVQFDKTFTRYEQRDDGTVTAHFADGTSATGDLLVAADGTHSAVRRQYLPHAVTRDAGTINIATRIPLTPHTSGLIPERVQQGISLIFGVGGMMGVLHVMEFKWDADRAIKPGVSEADAARLRDWPGLAHDTTTDNINLIIWSAANRFPADIMERRGEDLVQVALNLTSNWHPHLRELLAHADPASALPIKVSTSEPVPPWKSSTVTLLGDAIHTMTPGRGVGANTALRDARLLCAQLSRATAGDKTLLQAVADYEAVMAPYGFARVAESLNRSGTNGDDRMYRPVVGRLALLGARGYFGVTSRVPPLRRRFVDEFHTYEGD; encoded by the coding sequence ATGTCCGCCGCGCCGCCGCACGTCCTGATCATCGGCGCCGGCACGGGAGGGCTGTGCCTGGCGCACGGCCTGCGCCGCGCCGGGATCAGCGTCGCCGTCTACGAACGACACCGCGACCGCACCGAAGGGCTGCTCGGCTACCGGGTCGGCATCGGCCCCACCGGTAGCCGGGCGCTACGGGAGTGCCTGCCCCCCGAACTGTTCGCCACCTTCCTGGCCACCTGCGCCCGGCCGCCGCACTACTTCAACGTCGTCACCCAGAGGCTCCGCCAGACCGCGACGTTCGGGCTGCGGCCGAGCGCCGACCCGGTACGCACCGAACACTCGGTGGCCCGGATGGTGCTGCGCCAGGTGCTGCTGACCGGCCTGGAGGACGTGGTGCAGTTCGACAAGACCTTCACCCGGTACGAGCAACGCGACGACGGCACGGTCACCGCGCACTTCGCCGACGGCACCAGCGCCACCGGCGACCTGCTGGTGGCGGCCGACGGCACGCACTCCGCCGTACGCCGCCAGTACCTGCCGCACGCCGTCACCCGCGACGCCGGGACGATCAACATCGCCACTCGGATCCCGCTGACCCCGCACACCAGCGGTCTCATTCCGGAGCGGGTTCAGCAGGGCATCTCGCTGATCTTCGGCGTCGGCGGGATGATGGGCGTGCTGCACGTCATGGAGTTCAAGTGGGACGCCGACCGTGCGATCAAGCCCGGCGTCAGCGAGGCCGACGCCGCCCGGCTCCGAGACTGGCCCGGCCTGGCCCACGACACCACCACCGACAACATCAACCTGATCATCTGGAGTGCGGCCAACCGATTCCCGGCAGACATCATGGAACGCCGCGGCGAGGACCTGGTGCAGGTCGCCCTGAACCTCACCTCGAACTGGCACCCGCACCTGCGGGAACTGCTCGCCCACGCGGACCCGGCCAGCGCCCTACCGATCAAGGTGTCCACCTCCGAGCCGGTGCCGCCCTGGAAGAGCAGCACCGTCACCCTGCTCGGCGACGCCATCCACACCATGACCCCGGGTCGCGGCGTGGGCGCGAACACCGCGCTGCGCGACGCCCGCCTGCTCTGCGCGCAGCTCAGCCGCGCCACCGCCGGCGACAAGACACTGCTCCAGGCGGTCGCCGACTACGAGGCGGTGATGGCACCGTACGGCTTCGCGCGGGTCGCCGAGTCGTTGAACCGCAGCGGCACCAACGGCGACGACCGGATGTACCGGCCGGTGGTGGGCCGGCTCGCGCTGCTCGGCGCGCGCGGCTACTTCGGAGTGACCAGCCGGGTGCCGCCGCTCCGGCGCCGGTTCGTCGACGAATTCCACACCTACGAGGGTGACTGA
- a CDS encoding TcmI family type II polyketide cyclase: MERSLIVAKVDPTAEERVAEIFAESDATELPRLVGVRHRSLYRLHDLYVHLLETAQPAEGAVEAARDHPEFIRVSDRLRPYVSPYLPTWRSPRDAMARCFYRFDAPDGGRRS; the protein is encoded by the coding sequence ATGGAGCGATCGCTGATCGTCGCGAAGGTGGATCCGACCGCCGAGGAGCGGGTCGCCGAGATCTTCGCCGAGTCGGACGCGACGGAGCTGCCGCGCCTGGTCGGTGTCCGGCACCGCTCGCTGTACCGACTGCACGACCTCTACGTGCATCTGCTCGAGACCGCGCAGCCGGCGGAGGGCGCGGTGGAGGCCGCTCGTGACCACCCCGAGTTCATCCGGGTCAGTGACCGCCTGCGACCGTACGTCTCGCCGTACCTGCCGACCTGGCGCTCGCCGCGCGACGCCATGGCGCGGTGCTTCTACCGGTTCGACGCGCCGGACGGCGGGCGGCGGTCGTGA
- a CDS encoding GNAT family N-acetyltransferase, with protein MQFTVTDAPARERFEARDESGAVVGFVTYQLTGAIIAYTHTEVDPAYEGKGVGSTLARAVLDDARGKGRTVVPICPFIADWVVKHPEYESIVVRSTRKIK; from the coding sequence GTGCAGTTCACCGTGACAGACGCGCCGGCGCGGGAGCGTTTCGAGGCGCGCGACGAGTCGGGCGCGGTCGTCGGGTTCGTCACCTACCAGCTGACCGGCGCGATCATCGCCTACACCCACACCGAGGTCGATCCGGCGTACGAGGGCAAGGGCGTCGGGTCGACGCTGGCGCGGGCCGTGCTGGACGACGCCCGGGGCAAGGGCCGGACCGTCGTGCCGATCTGCCCGTTCATCGCCGACTGGGTGGTCAAGCACCCGGAGTACGAGAGCATCGTGGTCCGGTCCACCCGCAAGATCAAATAA
- a CDS encoding DUF1223 domain-containing protein: MTNPSADGGFAVVEMFTSQGCNSCPPAEELLSEIERDARDRGQNVFALGFHVDYWDDLGWPDQFADAAYTARQEAYARAFGTRGLYTPQMVVNGTVEFVGSDRRRAAGAIMSAVAATATTPLTLSIANVGNDRVMVDYRAERPPERAVLHVAVVERDLTSNIARGENAGRTLRQDNVVRAFRSVGLDAERGQMELATPPDLDPRNASVVGYVQENGERAIVGATAVELSTA, encoded by the coding sequence ATGACGAATCCATCGGCCGACGGCGGCTTCGCCGTCGTCGAGATGTTCACGTCCCAGGGCTGCAACAGCTGCCCTCCCGCGGAGGAGTTGCTGAGCGAGATCGAGCGCGACGCCCGGGATCGGGGACAGAACGTCTTCGCCCTCGGTTTCCACGTCGACTACTGGGACGACCTGGGCTGGCCCGACCAGTTCGCGGACGCGGCGTACACCGCGCGGCAGGAGGCGTACGCCCGCGCGTTCGGCACCCGAGGTCTGTACACCCCGCAGATGGTCGTCAACGGCACCGTCGAGTTCGTCGGTTCCGATCGCCGACGGGCGGCCGGCGCGATCATGTCCGCCGTGGCCGCGACCGCCACCACACCACTGACGCTCTCCATCGCCAACGTGGGCAATGACCGGGTGATGGTGGACTACCGGGCCGAACGGCCGCCGGAGCGCGCGGTGTTGCACGTGGCGGTCGTGGAACGGGATCTGACCAGCAACATCGCCCGGGGCGAGAACGCCGGGCGGACGCTGCGGCAGGACAACGTCGTACGCGCCTTCCGGTCGGTGGGCCTGGACGCCGAGCGGGGGCAGATGGAGCTGGCCACGCCACCTGATCTCGATCCGCGGAACGCGAGCGTGGTCGGCTATGTCCAGGAGAACGGCGAACGGGCGATCGTCGGCGCCACAGCCGTCGAGCTGTCCACCGCGTAA
- a CDS encoding MmcQ/YjbR family DNA-binding protein, whose product MADADDVRRVALALPHTVEIPSDGFDFRVADKGFVWSYPERVPGKPRVIRLDIAVLFVGDEAEKQALLLGEPEIFFTTPGYHGLPLVLLRLAAVDLDRLTELVTDAWRMRVPDSLVSDREGEPLGDRAAAGK is encoded by the coding sequence GTGGCTGACGCGGACGACGTACGCCGGGTGGCGTTGGCCCTGCCGCACACGGTGGAGATTCCCAGTGACGGCTTCGACTTCCGGGTGGCCGACAAGGGTTTCGTCTGGTCCTATCCGGAGCGGGTACCGGGCAAGCCTCGGGTGATCCGGCTCGACATCGCTGTGCTGTTCGTCGGCGACGAGGCCGAGAAGCAGGCTCTCCTGCTCGGGGAGCCCGAGATCTTCTTCACCACGCCCGGCTACCACGGCCTGCCCCTGGTGCTGCTGCGCCTGGCGGCGGTCGACCTGGACCGGCTGACCGAGCTGGTGACGGACGCGTGGCGGATGCGTGTGCCGGACTCGCTGGTGAGCGACCGTGAGGGCGAACCGCTGGGGGACCGTGCCGCCGCCGGCAAATAG
- a CDS encoding isocitrate lyase/PEP mutase family protein, whose product MTAATFRALHHDRAAGDPLVLPGPWDAASARVLADAGYPALATPSAGVAASLGYEDGATPPDEMFAAVARIVRAVSVPVSADVEGGYGLAPRELVGRLLEAGAVGCNLEDSEGHATLKDPRRHADWLAEVRAEAGDDLFINARVDTFLVGTGDPADAVERARLYVAAGADCVYPILAPPQVLPQLREGISGPINMAAGPDRESVAELGRLGATRITFGPGMQRYAMASIGDLAAELRA is encoded by the coding sequence ATGACAGCCGCCACTTTCCGTGCCCTGCACCACGACCGTGCCGCCGGCGACCCGCTCGTCCTGCCGGGCCCCTGGGACGCCGCCAGTGCCCGGGTGCTGGCCGACGCCGGTTACCCGGCGCTCGCCACCCCGAGCGCGGGTGTCGCCGCCTCGCTCGGCTACGAGGACGGCGCGACCCCGCCGGACGAGATGTTCGCGGCGGTCGCCCGCATCGTCCGCGCCGTGTCCGTTCCCGTGTCCGCGGACGTCGAGGGCGGTTACGGCCTCGCCCCTCGCGAGCTGGTCGGGCGGCTGTTGGAGGCCGGCGCCGTCGGCTGCAACCTGGAGGACTCGGAGGGACACGCCACCCTCAAGGACCCGCGGCGGCACGCCGACTGGCTGGCCGAGGTACGCGCGGAGGCGGGCGACGATCTCTTCATCAACGCGCGCGTCGACACCTTCCTGGTCGGGACGGGTGACCCGGCCGACGCGGTGGAACGCGCCCGCCTCTACGTGGCGGCCGGCGCCGACTGCGTCTACCCGATCCTGGCGCCACCGCAGGTGCTCCCGCAGCTGCGGGAGGGCATCTCCGGGCCGATCAACATGGCCGCTGGACCGGACCGGGAGTCCGTGGCCGAGCTGGGCCGGCTGGGCGCCACACGCATCACCTTCGGCCCGGGCATGCAGCGGTACGCGATGGCGTCGATCGGCGACCTCGCGGCCGAGCTGCGCGCCTGA
- a CDS encoding AfsR/SARP family transcriptional regulator, producing the protein MAADPSVPTAGDPPDEGVSLHLLGGFRLLREAVPVVVPRGLQRVIALIGLRPGATRSQLAGLLWPDASEERALSSLRTALWRLRQDPCCPMTVASDTVRLGPAVRLDVDDLVGTAARVRDGDDPRTAAGALAAGRHDLLPGWYDDWVLLDRERLRQLRLHMLEQVAGHHLAAGRHGEALEAALEAMAAEPLRETPHRLVVRIHLAEGNAFEAVHAFYVYRDLLRRELRLEPSPAMSALLDDTLAPIRQASREAITDRPSPAVRRT; encoded by the coding sequence GTGGCCGCTGATCCGTCCGTGCCGACCGCCGGAGACCCGCCCGACGAGGGCGTCTCACTGCACCTGCTCGGAGGCTTCCGACTCCTCCGCGAGGCCGTGCCGGTCGTGGTGCCACGCGGGCTGCAACGGGTGATCGCGCTGATCGGGCTCCGCCCCGGCGCCACCCGCAGCCAGCTCGCCGGGCTGCTCTGGCCCGACGCGTCGGAGGAACGGGCGCTGTCCTCCCTACGTACCGCCCTGTGGCGGCTCCGACAGGACCCGTGCTGCCCGATGACAGTGGCCAGCGACACCGTACGCCTCGGCCCGGCGGTCCGGCTCGACGTGGACGACCTGGTCGGCACCGCGGCCCGGGTCCGGGACGGCGACGACCCCCGCACCGCGGCCGGGGCACTCGCCGCCGGGCGGCACGACCTCCTCCCCGGCTGGTACGACGACTGGGTGCTACTGGACCGGGAGCGCCTGCGCCAACTGCGCCTGCACATGCTGGAACAGGTAGCCGGGCACCACCTGGCCGCGGGGCGGCACGGCGAGGCCCTCGAAGCGGCGCTGGAGGCGATGGCCGCCGAGCCGCTACGGGAGACACCACACCGGCTGGTGGTCCGCATCCACCTGGCCGAGGGCAACGCCTTCGAAGCGGTGCACGCCTTCTACGTCTACCGGGACCTCCTGCGCCGGGAGTTGCGGCTGGAGCCGAGCCCCGCCATGAGCGCCCTGCTCGACGACACGCTCGCCCCGATCCGGCAGGCCAGCCGCGAGGCCATCACCGACCGCCCGTCACCCGCCGTCCGGCGTACGTGA
- a CDS encoding TcmI family type II polyketide cyclase, translating to MSRLLIVSRIIPGAEGRVAQIFAESDATELPGLTGVTHRSLYCLHDLCVHLLETSDDVDPDALAAARNHPLFKQVNERLSAHTSPYLPTWRSPRDAIAGCFYRWDAAEAPTARPASADAPAPRPASSEAPAAHPAG from the coding sequence ATGAGTCGTCTACTGATCGTCAGCCGGATCATCCCAGGAGCGGAGGGGCGGGTCGCGCAGATCTTCGCCGAATCCGACGCCACCGAACTCCCCGGCCTGACCGGCGTCACGCACCGATCCCTGTACTGCCTGCACGACCTGTGCGTACACCTGCTGGAGACCTCGGACGACGTCGACCCGGACGCGCTCGCGGCGGCCCGCAACCACCCGCTCTTCAAGCAGGTCAACGAGCGGCTCTCCGCGCACACGTCGCCGTACCTGCCGACCTGGCGCTCCCCCCGGGACGCGATCGCCGGCTGTTTCTACCGGTGGGACGCGGCCGAGGCGCCCACTGCGCGCCCAGCCAGCGCCGACGCGCCCGCTCCACGACCGGCCAGCAGCGAGGCGCCCGCCGCGCACCCGGCCGGCTGA
- a CDS encoding glycosyl hydrolase: MKPPVPHRQWALAAATALALVVGGLAIPVTRAAEAAPVGAGSYTTTPVGPLPSGCGAMSSNPRQFATANAPTGPIPTNDWWSSLLWKRTDCSFSEPLHAHPISYDTFGDGLGFSANSTPAISGTATGVGEFHYPYVQDIRVGVAGLAAPLVKVDGWTDWTVSPHWSDGTRTMRATIGHGLPFAYFQTTGGNAQISTAGTPDVWSNSGATIGFRVNGHDYVGFAPSGANWTVASGRISSTLAGRGYFSVALLPPTSSATERAELAATYGRYAHAHVTGTQVSYAYNPASSGLTTTYAFTTTAREGTATQTVVSLYPHQWKSLSGSTAITPTYPSARGRMKVLTGVNQFRTAMKFQGILPELPAVGDGSGADLATLTGHLAATRANPMDQRGNDTYWTGKGLGRAARIAEIADQVNDVTTRDSALNAIRSTLTDWFTASSGKTSRVFYYDNNWGTLIGYPASYGSDQELNDHHFHYGYYIAAAATLAKFDPTWAATSRYGGMVDLLIRDANNYRRDDTRFPYLRDFDIYAGHDWASGHGSFGSGNNQESSSEGMNFASALIQWGQTTGDTAVRDAGVFLYTTQAAAIQEYWFDVSDQNFPSAFGHSTVGMVWGDGGAYATWFSGEPEMIQGINLLPVTGGHLYLGNNPAYVRTNYAELVRNNGGQPTVWQDILWQFHALGDPDTALANLRANPGYTPEEGESRAHTFHWIRNLAALGNVDTTVTGNHPLSAVFSRNGARTYVASNPTAAPITVTFSNGTTLTVGAGKTATTGAYTWSGGNAAGGVPPTTPTTPPPTTTPPPTPGNPTRYLLPGGGLGAAGSAATTTVAAANGNHDGTPTNAQVFTATGLNLAYAGGQTAFDLFVDAGTAVGNGVQVRISYDLTGNGSWERVETLRYFATDPVTGYEHYTQNAGLSSATGTLGALSNGTVRVEVWSAIGNNPTTVGIGNQSVLRLPYS; the protein is encoded by the coding sequence ATGAAACCTCCCGTCCCCCACCGCCAATGGGCCCTGGCCGCCGCCACCGCGCTGGCCCTGGTCGTCGGCGGCCTCGCCATCCCCGTCACCCGCGCGGCCGAAGCCGCACCCGTCGGCGCCGGCAGCTACACCACCACCCCGGTCGGCCCGCTCCCCAGCGGCTGCGGCGCGATGTCCAGCAACCCCCGGCAGTTCGCCACCGCCAACGCGCCCACCGGTCCGATACCCACGAACGACTGGTGGTCCTCCCTACTGTGGAAGCGCACCGACTGCTCCTTCAGCGAACCGCTGCACGCCCACCCGATCTCGTACGACACCTTCGGTGACGGGCTCGGCTTCTCCGCCAACTCCACTCCCGCCATCAGCGGCACCGCCACCGGCGTCGGTGAGTTCCACTACCCGTACGTGCAGGACATCCGGGTCGGTGTGGCCGGGCTCGCCGCACCCCTGGTCAAGGTCGACGGCTGGACGGACTGGACGGTCAGCCCGCACTGGAGCGACGGAACGCGCACCATGCGCGCGACCATCGGCCACGGTCTGCCCTTCGCGTACTTCCAGACCACCGGCGGGAACGCGCAGATCAGCACCGCCGGCACCCCCGACGTCTGGTCCAACAGCGGCGCCACCATCGGCTTCCGGGTCAACGGCCACGACTACGTCGGGTTCGCGCCCAGCGGCGCCAACTGGACCGTGGCGTCGGGTCGGATCTCGTCCACCCTGGCCGGTCGCGGTTACTTCTCCGTCGCCCTCCTGCCCCCGACGTCGAGCGCAACCGAGCGCGCCGAGCTGGCCGCTACCTACGGCCGGTACGCCCACGCCCACGTGACCGGCACCCAGGTCTCGTACGCCTACAACCCCGCGAGCAGCGGCCTGACCACCACGTACGCGTTCACCACCACCGCCCGGGAGGGCACCGCCACGCAGACCGTGGTCAGCCTCTACCCGCACCAGTGGAAGTCGCTGAGCGGCTCCACCGCGATCACGCCGACCTACCCGTCGGCGCGCGGCCGGATGAAGGTGCTCACCGGCGTCAACCAGTTCCGCACCGCCATGAAGTTCCAGGGCATCCTGCCGGAGCTGCCGGCCGTCGGCGACGGCAGCGGTGCTGACCTGGCGACGCTCACCGGGCACCTGGCCGCCACCCGCGCCAACCCGATGGACCAACGTGGCAACGACACCTACTGGACCGGCAAGGGGCTCGGCCGGGCCGCGCGGATCGCCGAGATCGCCGACCAGGTCAACGACGTCACGACGCGCGACAGCGCGCTGAACGCGATCCGCAGCACCCTCACCGACTGGTTCACCGCGTCCAGCGGCAAGACCAGCCGGGTCTTCTACTACGACAACAACTGGGGCACCCTGATCGGCTACCCGGCGTCGTACGGGTCCGACCAGGAGCTCAACGACCACCACTTCCACTACGGCTACTACATCGCCGCTGCCGCGACCCTGGCGAAGTTCGACCCGACCTGGGCGGCCACCAGCCGCTACGGCGGGATGGTCGACCTGCTGATCCGGGACGCCAACAACTACCGTCGCGACGACACCCGCTTTCCGTACCTGCGGGACTTCGACATCTACGCCGGCCACGACTGGGCGTCCGGGCACGGGTCCTTCGGCTCCGGCAACAACCAGGAGTCCTCGTCGGAGGGGATGAACTTCGCGAGCGCCCTGATCCAGTGGGGGCAGACGACCGGTGACACGGCCGTCCGCGACGCCGGCGTCTTCCTCTACACCACGCAGGCCGCGGCCATCCAGGAGTACTGGTTCGACGTCAGCGACCAGAACTTCCCCAGCGCGTTCGGGCACTCGACGGTCGGCATGGTCTGGGGCGACGGCGGCGCGTACGCCACCTGGTTCAGTGGCGAGCCGGAGATGATCCAGGGCATCAACCTGCTCCCGGTCACCGGCGGTCACCTCTACCTGGGCAACAACCCGGCGTACGTGCGGACCAACTACGCCGAGCTCGTCCGCAACAACGGCGGACAACCGACAGTGTGGCAGGACATCCTCTGGCAGTTCCACGCCCTCGGCGACCCCGACACGGCACTGGCGAACCTCCGCGCGAACCCGGGCTACACCCCGGAGGAGGGCGAGAGTCGGGCACACACGTTCCACTGGATCCGCAACCTCGCGGCCCTCGGCAATGTCGACACGACCGTGACCGGCAACCATCCGCTGTCCGCGGTCTTCTCCCGCAACGGGGCTCGCACCTACGTGGCGTCGAACCCGACGGCGGCGCCGATCACTGTGACGTTCTCCAACGGCACCACGCTCACCGTGGGAGCCGGCAAGACGGCCACCACCGGGGCGTACACCTGGAGTGGTGGCAACGCGGCCGGCGGCGTCCCCCCGACGACGCCGACCACCCCGCCGCCGACGACCACCCCGCCGCCGACGCCGGGCAACCCGACGCGGTACCTGTTGCCCGGCGGTGGGTTGGGCGCCGCCGGTAGCGCGGCCACGACGACGGTCGCGGCGGCGAACGGAAACCACGACGGTACGCCCACCAACGCCCAGGTCTTCACGGCGACCGGCCTCAACCTCGCCTACGCCGGCGGGCAGACGGCGTTCGACCTGTTCGTGGACGCCGGGACGGCGGTCGGCAACGGCGTGCAGGTGCGGATCTCCTACGACCTCACCGGCAACGGCAGTTGGGAACGGGTGGAGACGCTGCGTTACTTCGCCACCGACCCGGTCACCGGCTACGAGCACTACACCCAGAACGCCGGCCTGTCCTCGGCCACGGGCACGTTGGGCGCGCTGAGCAACGGCACGGTCCGGGTGGAGGTGTGGTCGGCTATCGGCAACAACCCGACCACTGTGGGCATCGGCAACCAGTCGGTGCTGCGGCTTCCATACTCCTGA